A region from the Clostridia bacterium genome encodes:
- a CDS encoding iron-containing alcohol dehydrogenase, with the protein MAYFEYRTNASYIQGEGALLELKKYAFHLGSRFLIAMACGPVKDQVLAKVKKSFDEPMINNVNKKNLRAGMSALLATQYDAMDKKIEYAIVDIDGQQVTEDNIEALTGAARKFNADCIIGIGGGKALDMVRGVFHRIGRPIKVVLCPTIVATNAPASTIAVIYNDEDKTVGAWYMPYHPELVLVDTEQTIQAPPITLAAAMADMIGTTYEGIQTIKDKNVEKDIITPAWALSQCVFDTFYKYGAKAMLSAKTHIPSNAYDSVINLIAHTSGPLSIAVAVHYPHLIDDVIIQFPQCTRMLHGLLVGAGVVPYLFWANAPMEEINQYIDFADDVGIPLTFKDLGITEAEIKNDLLKNCEVVANGMTAKLTTLKDTLTAKMLADSMIIADAYITDYRAKNA; encoded by the coding sequence ATGGCTTATTTTGAATACAGAACGAACGCGAGCTACATTCAGGGCGAGGGCGCGCTTTTAGAGCTCAAAAAGTACGCTTTCCATCTCGGCTCGAGATTTCTTATCGCTATGGCATGCGGTCCCGTTAAGGATCAGGTTCTTGCAAAAGTAAAGAAGAGCTTTGACGAGCCTATGATCAACAATGTAAACAAAAAGAACCTTCGCGCAGGTATGTCGGCACTACTGGCGACCCAGTACGATGCAATGGACAAAAAGATCGAATACGCCATAGTTGACATTGACGGACAACAGGTTACCGAAGATAACATCGAGGCTTTAACCGGCGCTGCGCGCAAATTCAACGCAGACTGCATCATCGGTATCGGCGGCGGCAAGGCGCTCGATATGGTTCGCGGCGTATTCCACAGGATCGGCCGTCCCATCAAGGTAGTTCTCTGCCCGACCATCGTTGCTACGAACGCTCCCGCAAGCACCATCGCCGTAATTTACAACGACGAAGACAAGACTGTAGGCGCATGGTATATGCCGTATCATCCGGAGCTGGTACTCGTTGATACCGAGCAGACCATTCAGGCTCCTCCGATAACGCTGGCAGCCGCTATGGCCGATATGATAGGTACGACTTACGAAGGCATCCAGACGATAAAGGACAAGAACGTTGAAAAGGATATAATCACTCCCGCATGGGCTTTGAGCCAGTGCGTTTTCGACACCTTCTACAAGTACGGCGCAAAGGCAATGCTTTCGGCTAAGACGCACATCCCGTCGAACGCTTACGATTCCGTAATCAACCTTATCGCGCATACGAGCGGTCCGCTTTCGATAGCCGTTGCCGTACATTATCCGCACCTTATCGACGACGTTATCATCCAGTTCCCGCAGTGCACGAGAATGCTGCACGGTCTTTTAGTAGGCGCGGGCGTTGTTCCGTATCTCTTCTGGGCAAACGCTCCGATGGAGGAAATAAATCAGTACATTGATTTTGCGGACGATGTAGGCATCCCGCTTACGTTCAAGGATCTGGGCATCACCGAGGCCGAAATAAAGAACGACCTCTTAAAGAATTGCGAAGTAGTTGCAAACGGCATGACCGCAAAGCTTACCACTTTAAAGGATACTCTTACCGCAAAGATGCTCGCAGACAGCATGATAATTGCCGACGCTTATATAACCGATTACAGAGCAAAGAATGCGTAA
- a CDS encoding insulinase family protein, translating into MTKKHTFSNGVRLIYEKLEGIRSVSAGIWVDCGSKNETPEINGVSHFIEHMMFKGSHARTAARLAHDMDMLGAFMNAFTSKEHTCFHVKCLDEDLYSALDILCEMFLNPLFEADAIERERRVILEEINMYLDTPEDVATEELTINAFKPHAFSLPILGTRETVSRITRDDLVSYMQRHYSAENIVVAVAGSFDEDRLISYIEEAFADVRKNNDSPAAGPIHFNGGEIFIPRNIEQNHINLGFQSVGRLDRRTYAASVMSLIFGDGMSSRLYQTLREQSGLCYNVYSFNMPIYDTGMFVIGAAYSPDSEAELINKLDECINDFAREGANEEEFIRAKKQIITNLIMSFESSSSRMPYIARGELLYGYVRTPDELISLIESVTREEVNAMAHDILSGQRIRCIVGQKA; encoded by the coding sequence ATGACAAAGAAGCATACGTTTTCAAACGGTGTAAGACTCATATATGAAAAGCTTGAAGGCATCCGCTCAGTATCGGCCGGCATATGGGTGGACTGCGGCTCAAAAAATGAAACGCCTGAGATCAACGGGGTGTCTCACTTTATTGAGCATATGATGTTCAAAGGCTCGCACGCGCGAACAGCCGCCCGGCTTGCACATGATATGGACATGCTCGGCGCTTTTATGAATGCCTTTACTTCAAAGGAGCATACTTGCTTTCATGTGAAATGCTTAGACGAGGACCTCTATTCTGCGCTGGATATTCTCTGCGAGATGTTTTTAAATCCGCTGTTTGAGGCGGATGCGATCGAGCGGGAGCGGCGCGTGATCCTTGAAGAGATAAACATGTATCTCGACACGCCCGAAGATGTGGCTACGGAGGAGCTTACAATAAACGCCTTTAAGCCTCATGCTTTCTCTCTGCCCATATTGGGAACAAGAGAGACTGTGTCGCGCATTACGCGAGACGATCTCGTTTCATATATGCAGCGCCACTACTCTGCCGAAAATATCGTAGTAGCCGTGGCGGGCAGTTTTGATGAAGATAGGCTTATATCGTATATAGAAGAGGCTTTTGCAGATGTAAGAAAGAATAACGATTCGCCTGCAGCGGGACCGATTCATTTTAACGGCGGCGAAATATTTATACCGCGAAATATAGAGCAGAACCACATAAATCTCGGCTTCCAAAGCGTGGGACGCCTTGACAGACGCACTTATGCCGCCTCAGTAATGTCTCTTATTTTTGGCGACGGTATGAGCTCCCGTCTTTACCAGACTCTCAGAGAGCAAAGCGGCCTTTGCTATAATGTCTATTCCTTCAATATGCCGATATACGATACGGGGATGTTCGTCATAGGCGCGGCGTACAGTCCCGATTCCGAGGCGGAGCTTATAAATAAGCTCGACGAATGTATTAACGACTTTGCCCGTGAGGGCGCAAACGAAGAAGAGTTTATTCGCGCCAAAAAGCAAATAATAACCAATCTCATTATGAGCTTTGAAAGCTCCTCTTCGCGTATGCCGTATATCGCACGGGGCGAACTTTTGTACGGATATGTGCGCACTCCGGACGAGCTTATCAGTCTTATTGAAAGCGTAACGCGCGAGGAGGTGAATGCCATGGCGCACGATATACTTTCGGGACAGCGCATAAGGTGTATCGTTGGCCAAAAGGCATAA
- the tig gene encoding trigger factor — protein MNKKLKILSAVLAAGVFAGLFAGCQSSGNEKVFNDDGTINYSAGLNEDGTFKGVKALDYVTLPEDYASIQVAPEEYEVSDDVIDYNIEYLMNNYTEDVEILDRAVADGDIINIDYTGYIDGEAFDNGAATDQRITIGVDSFIPGFLEQIIGHKPGEEFDINVTFPEEYPNDPTKAGVDAVFTIKINSIIEETTPELTDDFVRINFANYGWTSVDDMRTKMKADMEKTNISSYINDYLMKNSTVSEVPESLLDYQGDMMAAYYKTTAEGYGMEFEEFLSSYLDAASIDELKEKQADTIKEQAEYNLIIQAVAEKDGIVATDEAVSSYFEEYTMTTNYQELEDTYGKPYIKMAVLNELVLNHLADSAVRG, from the coding sequence ATGAACAAAAAGCTAAAAATACTCAGTGCAGTTTTGGCCGCAGGCGTATTTGCAGGTCTTTTCGCAGGATGCCAAAGCAGCGGCAATGAAAAAGTATTTAATGACGACGGAACAATAAACTACAGTGCCGGTTTAAATGAAGACGGCACCTTTAAGGGTGTTAAAGCGCTCGATTACGTAACGCTTCCCGAAGATTATGCGTCCATACAAGTGGCGCCGGAGGAGTATGAGGTAAGCGACGACGTAATTGACTACAACATAGAATACTTGATGAACAACTACACCGAAGACGTTGAAATACTTGACCGTGCCGTGGCCGACGGCGATATCATAAATATCGACTATACGGGATATATCGACGGCGAGGCCTTTGATAACGGCGCTGCGACCGATCAGCGCATAACGATCGGCGTAGATTCGTTTATCCCCGGCTTCTTGGAGCAGATAATCGGTCATAAGCCCGGCGAGGAATTTGACATAAACGTGACCTTCCCGGAGGAATATCCGAATGACCCCACAAAGGCGGGCGTTGACGCCGTCTTTACGATAAAGATAAATTCCATTATCGAGGAAACGACCCCCGAGCTCACAGACGACTTTGTTCGTATAAATTTTGCAAATTACGGCTGGACTTCTGTTGACGATATGCGCACTAAAATGAAGGCCGATATGGAAAAGACGAACATTTCGTCCTATATAAACGATTACCTCATGAAGAACAGCACCGTTTCCGAGGTCCCCGAGTCGCTTCTTGATTATCAGGGCGATATGATGGCGGCATATTATAAGACTACGGCGGAAGGCTACGGCATGGAATTTGAAGAATTCTTATCATCCTATTTGGACGCCGCAAGCATCGACGAATTAAAGGAGAAGCAGGCCGATACCATAAAAGAACAGGCCGAATACAACTTGATAATACAGGCCGTAGCCGAAAAGGACGGCATCGTGGCTACCGACGAAGCAGTGAGCAGCTACTTTGAGGAATACACCATGACAACGAATTATCAGGAACTTGAAGACACCTACGGAAAACCGTATATAAAAATGGCTGTTTTAAATGAGCTTGTGCTAAATCACCTGGCAGATTCGGCAGTACGAGGATAA
- a CDS encoding methyltransferase domain-containing protein: protein MNDKGLLRCPVCARPLIKTQKTYVCEKGHSFDISSHGYVNLLTAGDKNSRFPGDDKQMASARHRFLSGGYYAPLAHKMERLVIYHAPPRAVIIDAGCGEGYYTSSVCAALKEQNNAARIVGFDISKFILKYASKRAPDIEFAVASSYRMPVNDECADILINCFSPLALEEFRRVLKPGGIFIYVVPGREHLFELKEILYDKPYENEEKETPYEGFLYESIVPVKTRFMLSSREDIADLFKMTPYYWKTPRTGRERLAEKESLWVTAAFNIHVFKKTGEK from the coding sequence ATGAATGATAAAGGTCTGCTTCGCTGCCCTGTATGTGCGCGGCCGCTTATAAAAACACAAAAAACCTACGTATGCGAAAAAGGTCACAGCTTCGACATATCCTCCCATGGTTATGTAAACCTTCTTACCGCGGGCGACAAGAATTCACGCTTTCCCGGAGATGATAAACAGATGGCAAGCGCGCGTCACAGATTCCTCTCGGGCGGATATTACGCACCGCTTGCGCATAAGATGGAGCGCCTTGTTATTTATCACGCGCCGCCGCGCGCCGTGATAATCGACGCCGGATGCGGCGAGGGCTATTATACGTCATCCGTTTGCGCCGCGCTTAAAGAGCAAAACAATGCGGCGCGCATCGTCGGCTTTGATATTTCCAAATTTATCTTGAAGTACGCCTCGAAGCGCGCGCCCGATATAGAGTTTGCCGTGGCCTCATCGTATAGAATGCCCGTGAATGACGAGTGTGCCGATATTCTCATAAACTGCTTTTCCCCGCTTGCGCTGGAGGAGTTTCGGCGCGTTTTAAAGCCCGGCGGAATTTTTATATATGTAGTTCCGGGGCGCGAGCATCTGTTCGAGCTGAAAGAGATACTTTACGACAAGCCTTACGAAAATGAAGAAAAGGAAACGCCGTATGAGGGCTTTTTATACGAAAGCATCGTACCGGTAAAGACGCGCTTTATGCTTTCGTCGCGCGAAGACATAGCGGATCTGTTTAAAATGACGCCTTATTATTGGAAAACGCCGCGCACGGGACGGGAGCGGCTTGCCGAAAAAGAAAGCCTTTGGGTGACGGCGGCGTTCAATATACATGTTTTTAAAAAAACAGGCGAAAAATAA
- a CDS encoding sodium-translocating pyrophosphatase: protein MFDFTLLAPIGAVVALIFAVVMAKSVLKNSEGTEQMAKIAGSIRKGAMAYLKRQYITVAKVFIVVFVVLLILAFLHQLSFFTPVAFLTGGIFSALAGFFGMKIATSANARTAWAAKESLNKGLRVAFSAGSVMGFVVVGLGLVDFSIWYFILKAVYAGLPAPEQAAQITMQMLTFGMGASTMALFARVGGGIFTKAADVGADLVGKVEAGIPEDDPRNPAVIADNVGDNVGDVAGMGADLYESNVGARVSACALAVTAGLGFEGIAATMAIVAIGVFASVIGSFFVKTKEDADQKALLSALRRGTYIAAVLVAVASFFVVRGLLGMEHIGVFGAVISGLLAGILIGYFTEYYTADAYKPTQKLAGTSETGSATIIIGGLALGMRSTVIPVVIVVASIMASFYLSGGIHSYALGLFGIALSAVAMLSTLGITLATDAYGPVADNAGGIAEMTGLGEEVRKRTDALDSLGNTTAATGKGFAIGSAALTALALLVSYIDQVQAISPDYVLNLQLTNPPVLVGVLIGAMLPFIFAAMTMESVGRAAQSIVVEVRRQFREIAGLMEGTAEADYHTCVDLCTKSAQKEMVAPAILGIAVPIVVGIVFGVNGVVGMLGGATAAGFVLAIMMANAGGAWDNAKKYIESGAFGGKGSDNHKAAVVGDTVGDPFKDTSGPSINILIKLLSIVSIVFASVVINCSLIK, encoded by the coding sequence ATGTTCGATTTCACGCTTCTTGCACCCATAGGTGCAGTGGTAGCCCTGATTTTTGCCGTAGTAATGGCTAAGAGCGTACTCAAGAACTCCGAGGGTACCGAGCAGATGGCAAAGATCGCAGGCTCCATAAGAAAGGGCGCGATGGCATACTTAAAGCGTCAGTACATAACCGTCGCAAAGGTGTTCATCGTTGTCTTTGTAGTATTGCTGATACTCGCATTCTTGCATCAGCTCAGCTTCTTTACTCCGGTTGCCTTCTTAACGGGCGGTATCTTCTCCGCTCTGGCCGGCTTCTTCGGAATGAAGATAGCTACTTCCGCAAATGCCCGCACGGCATGGGCGGCTAAGGAAAGCCTTAACAAAGGTCTTCGCGTGGCTTTCTCGGCAGGCTCCGTTATGGGCTTCGTCGTAGTAGGTCTCGGCCTTGTTGACTTTTCCATCTGGTATTTCATATTAAAGGCTGTTTACGCAGGTCTTCCCGCTCCCGAGCAGGCAGCGCAGATCACCATGCAGATGCTTACGTTCGGTATGGGCGCGTCCACGATGGCGCTGTTCGCGCGCGTAGGCGGCGGTATCTTCACGAAGGCTGCTGACGTCGGCGCTGACCTCGTAGGTAAGGTAGAGGCAGGCATCCCCGAGGATGACCCGCGCAACCCGGCAGTTATCGCCGACAACGTAGGCGACAACGTAGGCGACGTTGCAGGTATGGGCGCAGACCTTTACGAGTCCAACGTAGGCGCGAGAGTTTCGGCCTGCGCGTTGGCAGTTACGGCAGGTCTCGGCTTTGAAGGCATAGCGGCAACGATGGCTATCGTAGCTATCGGCGTATTCGCATCAGTCATTGGTTCGTTCTTTGTTAAGACTAAGGAAGACGCAGATCAGAAGGCGCTTTTATCGGCTCTCCGCCGCGGTACATATATTGCGGCCGTACTCGTTGCAGTAGCGTCGTTCTTCGTAGTACGCGGTCTTCTCGGCATGGAGCACATCGGCGTATTCGGCGCTGTTATCTCCGGTCTTTTGGCAGGTATACTCATCGGTTACTTCACCGAGTATTATACGGCAGACGCTTACAAGCCTACTCAGAAGCTTGCAGGCACGTCTGAAACCGGTTCCGCTACGATCATCATCGGCGGTCTCGCGCTCGGTATGCGTTCGACCGTTATTCCGGTAGTTATCGTAGTAGCTTCCATTATGGCAAGCTTCTATCTCTCCGGCGGCATACACAGCTATGCGCTCGGACTTTTCGGCATAGCTCTTTCGGCAGTTGCAATGCTCTCCACGCTCGGCATCACGCTCGCTACCGACGCTTACGGCCCCGTTGCCGATAATGCAGGCGGTATCGCAGAGATGACCGGTCTTGGCGAGGAAGTAAGAAAGAGAACCGACGCTCTCGACTCGCTCGGCAACACCACCGCAGCTACCGGTAAGGGCTTCGCTATCGGTTCCGCAGCTCTTACCGCACTTGCACTGCTCGTTTCCTACATAGACCAGGTACAGGCAATAAGCCCCGATTATGTGCTGAACCTCCAGCTCACCAATCCGCCCGTACTCGTGGGCGTGCTCATCGGCGCGATGCTTCCGTTCATCTTCGCCGCTATGACGATGGAATCCGTTGGACGCGCAGCTCAGTCTATAGTTGTTGAGGTACGCCGTCAGTTCAGAGAGATCGCAGGTCTTATGGAAGGCACCGCAGAGGCTGACTATCACACCTGCGTTGACCTGTGCACCAAGAGCGCACAGAAGGAAATGGTAGCTCCCGCTATCTTAGGTATAGCAGTACCGATAGTTGTCGGCATAGTATTCGGCGTAAACGGCGTTGTTGGTATGCTCGGCGGCGCAACGGCTGCAGGCTTCGTGCTCGCTATCATGATGGCGAACGCAGGCGGCGCGTGGGACAATGCGAAGAAGTACATAGAGTCTGGCGCATTCGGCGGCAAGGGCAGCGACAACCACAAGGCTGCAGTAGTCGGCGATACCGTAGGCGACCCCTTCAAGGACACCTCCGGCCCGTCCATCAACATTCTTATAAAGCTTCTTTCGATCGTTTCCATAGTATTCGCAAGCGTTGTTATCAACTGCTCGCTTATAAAGTAA